CACTGTGTCCTACTAGCTCCCAATCTTGACTCTCCAGCAAGGCCCCTGTCCTCCCACTCCAGACTCACCTGCGCAGCTGTGCTGGCCATGGCCTCCCTGGATAAGTTTATCTGAAGGAGCAGGCTCTTCTCCCTAGGCCCAGccttcctggagccccatctcagAGGAGTGGGAAACAACATGCCAGGAGCTGGGACTTTCcttggcctcctctctctctcaccccctcacACATCCATCCATGGATGTCATTTTTGGCTGTAACATCCTCACCACTTCCTAGCTCCCAACCTGCTGGGCACCTTACTACAGCCTCCTGGGTGGCTTCCCTGCCTCCACCTTGAACCTCCCTGCACCCATGCCCCACATTCCAGCAGGGGCAACTGATAAAGACAGTCTTCTTCCCTTAAAGACACCATAAGATAGCCATCTCCCCTCGGCTACTAAAGGCCCGACTCACAGCCCTGGCCTCCCTGGGGGTGTCCAGCCCCTTCTTCTCTACCAGCCTCTCAGGTCCACTTGATATCCTACAGCTCCACAATGTTCTTAGTGGCCCATGTGTGGCCGGAATCCCCAGGCCAGTGCTGAATTAGTGACCCCAGTCAGATCTGccttccccccttttctctgCATCTTCTACTTCGTTTCATTGaagtcaagtgtgtgtgtgtgtgtgtgtgtgtggtatagaGGCCTCAGatatgtgattccactgctcctaagcTGACCTCTtcactcttttcccctcctccagaatgagaaagagaaagggggagagaaagaaagggagaggcatgACAACACTGTTTTCCCAGTGTTGTGGTGCTCGTGACATCTACTAATTTTTATTCAACATCCATACTGAGGTGACCATGGCCTCCTCTGTGGCACCCAGACTGTGGGGCACCCTCTCACCTGAGCATTGACTGTGTGCTCCAAGGGGGGAGCCCTGCTCTCTTCCTCCCTTGGGGTGAAcctactgctgggactcagccaATGCTTATATAAAATAAGAGGTGAATAAATGAACTGGGCAAGTCTCAGGTGCCATCTGACTGCTGCTGTGGGGACTTAGGGTAAGGCCAGGAGAGCTCTGCCACACTTGCCCCTTGCCTCCACgtcatctcccctcctttctttgctTTACTTCCATCCCTCCATTACTTTATCCTCCTTATTAGTGGCCTCCCTTCTCTTCTACCCTATGCCAGCTTGTAGGGTCCACAAGGGGTGGCACAGAGGTCACTCAGATATGATCCACTCAGCTCCTAGCCAGAAAAAGATGGGTGTCCTCCACTTCCTTAAACTTCCACCTCCACCAAGGATGAGGCAGGACCCATTGGCCCTGAGCTGTGCTAAGAGCTGCAGCATCAGGAAACAGGCTATGGTCTCTTCCAAacctttgattatttttttcatgaataTATTCTATCAACAGCTATTTATTGAGTGTCCACTGTGTACCAGGCACTGTGGGGTCCCAGAGAAAAAGACCGAAGCCCAAGACAATCTCTATCTTCAAGTTTATGGACTGCTGGGAGACGGGAGAAGACATCTCCAACAATAAATGATTGTACACTCAGAGCTCAGCTCAGGGCTCAATTTCTGTACTTCACCTTTTCATCTTCTCTGGCTCCCTCCATCCCCCCTGCCCAGTGTCTGAGCTGTTCCCCGGGGCCTGTGAATATCACGGTGAGTGTTGGGGGTTGTGGTGAAAGGCACAAACTCTGGTGCCACACTGTCCTGGTGTGTATCTAGTTCAGCAACTCACACCATTTATCACTCTGGCCAAGGGATTTAAGCTTGAGGGTTCACTTTCCTCACCTGCTAAGCATGTCCTCTCTTTCAGAGGTTGTTAAAATTAAGTGCTTAGAACAATTCCTGGCACATAGTAATTGCTCAATAAATGAGGGCTTTGTTGCACTTTTTCTAACCAGGTAGTTCCTTCAGGGCAAAGAAAAGCTTAGGATTGCTCTCATCTCTGGAAGATTATCTATGCTCAGTGAATGTGTTGACTGGGGGAATAAGAGAGGGATAATCACAAACTATGAGACATGAAAGAACACTATACTGAGGGCATAGGAAAAGAGTCCTGCCCCAGACCAGTGATACAAACTGGGTGAAAGCAGGTCCTCAAAGCTGAGTCATCCAGGTTGGTTCAGTCACCTGAGGTCCATATCCCAGGTTCCCTGGGACTAGAGCCTGCCCTTTCTCTGGGACGTGGATGGAGGCTGTTGAGGGAAAGTCTCTCCTTTTCAAAGTTAGTATTGTGGAACATGGTGGTACAGAAGGCTACTCCTCCATATGAAGGAATAAAAAATGCTGGACCTGCTGGGGACTCTGGTCTGGGGTCTTTTCACCCTACCCTGAGGGAAGACCCTGAGAAGCTGGGGTACCTCCAAGGACCTCTGTGGCCCAAGCAGGACTCCTAGGGACACATGTGAGGGAACTCAATGAAAAGTTtggctttaaaatttatttacttatttatgagatatataaatagatagagaACACCagggaatcactctggcacatgatctgtcagggattaaacatgggacctcatgcttgagagaccagtgctctattcactgtgtcacctcctgggctggCAAGTGTTTCTGTTTAAACTCaatgggggaggggctgggcagtggcacacctggtcgagtgccCATGGATTCAAGATCTCTACctgtagtgggggaagcttcactagttttgaagtcctttctgtctctcttcccacttctctccatctttctctttttccacctctctctctcttgtcctctctctctctccaccttccctctcaatttctgttgctatccaataagtaaataaaatgttaaaatcaaCTCACTGGGAACCTctctgagacagagaggagaagtagCTCCAGCATTCCTGtctgaggagaaggagaaagagaaagagggttcTCTACCCTTCCAATCCAGGACTCAGCTCCATACTCCCCATCATCTATCTGCACAGGGTGACCCCTTGAGGGAGAGCAGTCTTATCAGTCTTGTTGAGTGGACATTACCCCTGTTGGATGGGCATATGTCTAtgttccccccgccccccaccaggTTACAgctgtggggaagcagtgctggtcCATATCTGACTAAGTTGATTGTCTTAATCTGATCTGTGTTGGTTGGTGTTTGAGAATGAACACATCAATGCAAGAGCTGCTCCTGTGGAGGGAGGGAAGTCAGAAGAGGAAAAAGCACTTGCCTGGTGCTTTGTACTGAGCTCTCCTTATTCTTTTACTCCGTCTTTACCACCACCCCAAGAGTTGGCACTTGGCACTGTGAGACCCACTCGCACGTGTGAAGATGGGCCACACTTAGTGACCTGCCTGGTGTGAGGGAGAGGGTGCATGTTCCAATCTGCTCTCCTGCACTGTGGCTGTCCCTCTGCCAGAGTCTGGGGATCATCCCTACAACCTGGAGCTAAGATGAGACTCCTAACTAAGCCCTATTGCTTAGGGGATAAAGATAACCACAGGATATTCCAGAGGGGTTGCAGGTCTTCTGGGAAGTGCCCGTACATGGTAGGAGTGAGCAGCACACTGAGTAAGTTGAGTGCTTGCTGCCTGAGTAACTGCCCAtccacctcctcccctcagcagaggctcctccctcttccctggcCTCCTTTCCACTGAGGGCCCACAGCAGTCCTGCCATCCTCACGGCCTTGTGTGTCCTGCCTGGGTCCTGCAGGGGGCAGGCTCTCTCTAGGAAACACTGCCTCGTTGGCCACCTGGTGGGACACAGGTGTAACCCCAACACAAGTCCCATTTGGCCTCCGGCTTTGCTGGCTACATGGGCACCATGGAGCATGATTGGGGGTGGGATTGCAACTCCAGGACCCTTTGTGTGTCTGTTGTCCCTATTTTGATAGGTCCACAGAAGAACTAGATTATAGGATGAGGGTCCCGAGCTTCCTGGAAAAGGGCATCTTACTGTCTCTCCCCAGGGCAGATGGAAGATTGATGTCACAGGGACATTTTGGGTAATAGTTGTGACCCATGGCTCCAGCTTCCCCATGTCAGCTACTGGCTCTTCTCTTCCTGTACAGGACAAATGCATGTTGAGGCTACTGTGATGTGTCTCCAATGGGATGAAGTTTCTGGGGTTTTTGGTGACTGCAGAGGAATGGGGTGTGGGGGTCTCACCTCTTCAAACAGCTCttgaaggtgagagttctgtgaAAGCTTGGGTTTACATCAGCCTTTCCATGCTCCTGCAGAGTCTGGAGGGGGCAGGTGGATGGCTGGTACTGCTGAGGCTGACAGAGGCAGCTTTTGGGGAGGGGAATTGTGGGAGCTGGCCAAGAGGTGGTATTCACTCTTCTGGTTCATTTTTATGAACAGCCATAATGACTCTGTGGCTTCTTTTATCCAAGACTCTCAGGCCAGTTTGAAAGGAGAGTCTACAGCACTGAGTGTGGTTAATTACAGCCCGGAGCCCACAGTCTGGCAGGCAGACAGGCCGTGGGAGCAGGAAGACAGTGGGATCCACTGCACACCAGCCCCTGTAAATGCAGGTGACCGAACCCGACCAAATAGGATGTTTGGCAATTTACTCTGTGGCTCAGTTAAGTGGTGTCTGAATCAAGGGGACGGGGGACACCAAAATCCCAGTTTCCTTCTCTTAGTGGGGCTGGCTATGTGACATCCACAAGCTACAGGTTTGCTTAGCACTTCAGGATAGCAGCTGCGGTTCTGGAATTCTCCTGACCATAAAagctggggatggggtgggtaAGGGGTGGGGAGGTTGGGGGTTAGGGATTCTATGGATTAAGCAGGAGGCTCTGGGAGGGAAGTTGTCCCTCAGAGCAGCTGTGTGGGAAGAACTGGGGACCTTGGAGTCAGAAGGAAGAGCTTGCTGCAGGAGAACCTGAAAGGTATGGCTGAACTTGGGATCATGGGCCTGCACTGGGACAAGAACAGTTTGGGGCAGAGTCAAGAAGCCCCAGGGAAATCTCTAGAGCCATCCTCTGAGGGAGAGAAAATGCCTTTGCATTCAGAAGGGAGTGGGCCTAGCAAAGGTAGGTGGGTTGTTCAAGGTTTAATTGGAGTTAGGGTGAGGCCTGGTGGGGATTCAGGGCCATGCTCAGAGCAGCAGGCTAGGATGCTGGGAGCTTCACAGGCCCCAGGCCACGGGAAGAGCTGAAGCTCAGGTTCATGTGGAGGGGTGATCAGTGGGTGCATAGAGTTCTTTTTTGGTGTTGGTGTGCACTTATTGTTCTGAGGAGACCCCtctcccccatacacacaccaaaGCCTGGTAACAGCAGAAGTGCTGAGTGGAGGTTAGAGGCATGGGCTTGAGGAGAtggagcagagagcagagaagaACTTGTCAAATCTTGCCTTGGAAGGTTGAGTCATGCTGTTGAAAGCAGCTACCACCAAGAATATCACtgaatggtgtattgcaccaaaataaaggattctGGGTTAGGTGGGTgttggagggagggttcaggtcctggtacatgatggcagaggacctagtgggggttgtggaaaactgggaaatgttatgcatgtgcaaactatggtatttactgttgactgtaaaatattaatcccccaataaagaaatttaaaaaaaaagaatgtcgcTGAGGTGGCCTGGGGAGAGAAAGTAAAGATTAGCTTGTTcaggccttccttccttctttccttcctgtcttcctttcttcctgacagagacagagaggcagagagagagagagagagagagagagagagagaaagagatcacagatCAACACTTCCTTCAAAGCAGGGGGGTTGACCATCAGTCTGGACTGTACACATGACAGAGCCCCTCAATAGccaattgagctattttgccagccctgctGTTTGGAGCTGCAGAGAGGGAAGCACAGAGCAGCTGGATCTTGTTTGGCCATCAGCCAGTGATGCTTCCTCACCCAGGGTTAGCAGACAGAATATAAGACACCCAGTTACACTGGGATTACAGACAAGATAGCAAATTTTTATTTGTCCAAGTAAATCCCCAATATTGCATGCATTTTGATTTGTGAGAGCAGGCAATCCTGTCATGAGCAGGTCTGTGCACAGTCTCAAGCTTTCTACCATGAATATGGGTTGAGGGagacttttcttatatttgatggaCAGATTAGATTGATAACTAGATATGTCTTAATTCAAAATTTTGTTTCCTCCCACTTGGTGTGCATGTTACAGCTTGTCTATGTGGAATATAGCATAGACTGGTGGTGGATTTGACTGAAgcttggatgaggttatttgatGCAAAATATAGAGTAAATATACTTTTTTGGGAAAGGGTCAGGAATCCTGGATACGTTGTGGCTTGCACAAATTTCTTGTCACAAGAAGGCTGCTGGGTAGGAAAGATCAGTGtggttctcccccacccctttttcctGATTGGTGCTGGTAATGATCTGGGGAGGCTAAGGCATGAGGTCAACATTGCTTAAATGCCTGAAATGGTGAGAAATTCTGTAggatgtgtgagcatgtgtgtcagAGAGGGCTAGAAGATAAAATCTAGGCTGGCAGGAGACTCTAAGACAGACAGCCGTTGAGTGGTCTTACTTCTCTTGGACACAGCTGAGGGGAGCCTTGACTGCCCCATGTCCACTGTCTGCTTCATCTCATGCATTTGGGGCACTGAGGTGGTACTAGTGGTGTCCTGCATGTTCTGACCACAGCCTGGAGAGGCAGGGAACCAGAGACTCTGCTGGGACATCTCATTACCCCCGTGGTCACACTGTGGCAGGGTATCCCTGGTGCTTCCTCTGTTGAGGGGACTGCTCAGAGCTGGGCAGAAGACTCAGGCTTGATTTCTTGAGTTGTTGCCCAGAGTTGTCATTTCAGCCTGGATCTGTCATGGAGCTCTTGGGAACACTACCTAGGAAAGGGCCCTTCTGGagaataaccctggggggggggggctggactgCTGTTCCCTCTGCCTGTGATGAAGGGCCAGGAAGaggccctccctctcctctcttctctctctcttgcgcaggtaaggagaaaaaggagactcTAAGGTTATGGGgtggttaaagaaaagaaaactcaactCTGCCATGGCTTCAGACCTCCATAGTTCCTCTGCATTCTATGGTTCAGTGACAGGAGAAACAGTGGCTCTGGGGTCCATGGATAAGTCACAGACATGTCTAAGTGACTGAAAATCAAATCCACTGCAAGTGTTTGGACAGTAAATCCCATAATGTCTGAGATGGAAGCACTCTGAGCTCACCTTGCTGTGGTGAGCCCTTCCCTGTGTAGATGGGCTTTGAGGCCCAGAGGGAATGGTGGTGGGGGCTTGTCAATAGAGTGTTTAGGGCAGATCTTAGTCTAGACTCCAGTTCCCTACCTTTAGCCCagtttacttctttatttaaaattagttatttattatGGAGCCAGTGGTCTCATGCATGAGTGGTTTCACTATTCCCTGGCTGACTTTTTCgttcagagaaacacacacacacacacacacacacacagaagaagagacaccgcagtgccagagcttcccctggtgttttGGCAATCTTGtgtgatgctggggtttgaatctgagcCACATTCATGGTGAGGTGATCTACCTAGTGAATTATCTTTCTGGCTCCTAGTGTATTTATGATCAAGCTTAGAAAGGAATGTCTCAGGACAGGAacacatttatctatttatttatttttaccaccagggttattcctatccaccactcctggtggccaatttacCCTTTTAGATATAAAATGAGAactatagagagaaggagaggaagagagagaaggagggaccaTCACACTAatccatcacctgtgaagctccctCTTTGTAGGTTCTCCCTTGTGCTGAGCAGCGGGCTTGAACCTGTCCCTCAGAATAATGTAACATGTATCCAACTGGGTGACTGACTTTCAGGTTTCAGGAACCTGCCCTGAAATAAAACCTGATGAATGAGGACCCCTAGGTTTCTTAACACTGATCAGGTGGACTTTCTCCTGGCCTGGGATGTGTGTCACCAGGAGCTACCCAGGGAGGTGAGGGACTCTCTGAGCCAGAACTCTCTGCTCTGAGGAAGGTAGCCTACTctgtgctgtgggtctctctaCACCCTGTGATGGTCCAGGCTTCTAGGGTGGAAGAGAACAGAGGGATTTCCCATGATACCTCCTTTCTGCTTTTCTGTCAGAGATGACCATCAGTTTACAACATGGACAAAGGCGAGAGAGTGACCAAAAGATCATCTCTAGTGGCCAGCCCGTCACCTGCTCCAGAAGAAGATTGTGCTTTCTCTCACAGTTCATGGTGATCTTCCTTATGGCCAGGTTGAGTATGATGGGGGCATGGCCAGAGCAGAGGGCATATGCTTATTCATTGCCTTGGGAGAAATCAATTCCAGATGCTTATTGCACAGTAAAAGTtagaaaaagaagataagaacatCAGTTTAAGAGGTGCAGCAGCTACTATCCCCAAGTAGAGCAGGGCTGCTCTCTGGGCCCATTTCCCAGGATCAACATGCTGTGTCATAAGAAAAGTAATCTGAGGCACCGGTGTAGCAAGGACTTGTCTGAGTGAACCCAACAGCGACAGACACACTGCACTATATTCTAGCAAAGAAAGGGGGAGCTCATAGGAGATCTGGTCAGAGCCCCAGTCTAGGCTCTGGGGACACTGACAATGTCTAGAGACATTTTTCTGTTGTTGTGATGGGGAGAGGGGTACAAGCTCCTGGCACCTAGTGGTTGAGTGGGTGGAGATGTCCACTACAGTGGGTGGGGCATGTACACCCCAGCCAACCCTCCTGAGTAATTTTAGAGAGAAGCTTATAAAGCTTTTTAAGAGGCTACTAAACTTCAACTTCAGAAGCACATAAATGCTTCCATAAACTCCAGCTTTGCAAACCTGATCTGTGTGGGAGAAGAGCAAGCCAGTTGTCCAAGTCTTGGGAAACCCATGTTGTACGGCAGGTGGAAGGAACAAACTTTGGTCCCTTAGTTCTCCAGTTCCCATCTTGACTTGCTTAACTCTCTGGTAGAGTTGCCTTTGTTCTCCTCATTTTTTCCCCTGTTCAAAGAGCACTGTCCATTGGTCATATCAGGGGTCCTGATTCTACTGGAGCAGGTGACGGGCTGGCCACTAGAGATGGTCTTTTGGTCACTCTCTTGCCTTTGTCCATGTTGTAAACTGATGGTCATCTCTGGCAGAAAAGCAGAAAGGAGGCATCATGGGAAATCCCTCTGTTCTCTTCCACCCTAGAAGCCTGGACCATCACAGGGTGTAGAGAGACCCACAAGTACAGAGTAGGCTACCTTCTTCAGAGCAGAGAGTCCTGGCTCAGAGAGTCCCTCACCTCCCTGGGCAGCTCCTGGTGACACAAATCTCAGCCCAGGAGAAAGTCCACCTGATCAGTGTTAAGAAACCTAGAGGTCCTCAGAAAACTGGGGCCCACAGAGGAAACAGCCCTCCCAGATACTCCATTTGAGGGCTCACACCATGATCCTTTGGTAGCCCCAGCCATGAACCATTGGCCAAGACTATCCACTTAGTCTAACCAACATTTCTAGAGCACCTGAGCTTTTTCAAGTGCCTGGGCTTCTGTTATTGTTTGGCCCTTTTGTCTGTGTGAATCAGACTGGTGACTCTGCAGTGCTGACCAGGATACTAAGGTTGCAGAAGAGAGAGTGATAGGGCAGCCTCAGAGGTGATTATCAGCAGAATTAGGATTTGAAGCCATGCCTCCTGTGTCTAAATTCTAGGTGCCTGATCTTGACCTTAGTTGTATGGAGTAGCAATTGAGTCAGGTTTTGAAGTTGGAGACCCCTGGTTTTGGAGTCACTCTCTGTTTACCTTCagcaagaatttatttatttatttataaaattgacaaGGCcatgggataggaggggtacaatttcatataattcccaccaccagaactccgtatcccattccctcccctgatagctttcctattctttgtccctctgggagtatgaagccaaggtcattgtgggatgcagaaggtgagaggtctggcttctgtaattgcttccctgctgaacatgggcgttgactggtcgatccacactcccagctggagccccacctccccagtgccctaccccattagggaaaagcaagattttttttttaaccattctgAGCACCAGTTTCTGCAgtgatgaaaagaagaaaaaatgggttATCTCCTAGGATAAGTGTGTGGTACAACTGACATAAACATGGGCCTGGCACATAACAGATACCCCATGAAGTTGAGTTCTCTTTGCTCCCTTATCAACCCCCTCCCAGTGGCCCAGGAAGGACTAAGCAGCTATGAGGGGTGGAGAAAGTGGCTGGGGATGATAAGCAGGTGGACTGGACTTTCTAGGGAATGACATGTAGAGAGGACAGGGATCAAATGTCATTTGTGGTGCCACTATTTATGGGATCTGGTGCAAAGACTTTGAAGAGGCAATAAAATTCATCTTCTGCTAGGAAGTGACAAATGCAAGACGTTTTATTTTACTAGGCAAGGAATTCTGGATGACTAGCAAAAATCACATTATCATGAGATTAGCTTTCTGGTTTCGGAATAGGCTTTCCCAAGAGACATCTGCCAACACCCCATGGGGAGTGTATATAAATGCTCTGGAGAGACCTGGGAGGTCAGAACCCCAGCTCCTTGCTAAACTGACAACTTCTGCCACCATCATGACCACCAAGATCTGCTCCCCAATTTTAACCTCTGGTTCTGTCAAAGGCctctgtagcacagcaggtggcaTTTCTCGGATGTCCTCTGTCCGCTTTGTGGGCTCCTGCAGGGTCCCCAGTCTTGCTGGTGCTGTGGGGTCAGCCTCCTCTTGCCGGATGGGCCTTTCTGGCCTTGGGAGCTACATGCCTGGCCCATATCTGTCTACTGGGCCCTATGGCTCTGGTTTCATGGGCAGTGGGGGCTGGTTCTGCGAGGGCTCCTTCAATGGCAGTGAGAAGGAGACCATGCAATTCCTCAATGACCGGCTGGCCAATTACCTGGAGAAGGTGCGCCAGCTGGAGCGAGAGAATGCTGAGCTGGAAAGCCGCATCCGGGAGTGGTATGAGTCCCAGATCCCATACATCTGCCCCGACTACCAGTCCTACTTCAAAACCATTGAAGAGCTCCAGCAGAAGGTAACAGGGACCTAGCTCCTCTCCGGCCAGCCAGCTCACCCCTGGGAGGTGATCTTATCCTAAGAGATTGCAGATGGGGCTGTAGCTTTTGGAGAAttattttgctctttttctcAAGGAACTGGATTCCCCACATCTCTCTGCTGGTCTCTTGCTGGTTTCTGACCTCTTGTcagtcatcccccccccccaactatttcTGTATAGGAACGGCAATGAGTACCTGAGTAGAAATAGGTATTCTACCAGATGCTTTTCTATTTATTGGCTTATTTATGCTTAACTTGGAGAAGAGTGTTACTGAAACTATTTCTACAGATGTTGAAATTAAAACTTAAGACTTCCAGAAACTTGGTCAAGATCATACTACTATGGTACCTGTAGGTAGAAATTACATCTAAGTTCTCTCCTGTGACCTGTGGCCACCACTCTGAGGGCTACAGATGCCAGCACTGAATGTCACCTGACATCTTTGTGATGGCCTTCCTGGGACCCATATGTCCTCAGTGTCTGTGCTCAAGAGTTGGGGCTGGAAATGCTGATAGTGCAGTTGGTATTAAAGAGTTGGcctctggggtcaggcagtagtgcagaagaTGAAGCACAcgtggtgggaagcacaaggactggcgtaaggataccggttcaagcctccggctccccacctgcagggggggtgcttcacaggaggtgaagcaggtctgcaggtgtctgtctttctctccccctctctgtcttcccctcctctctccatttctctctgtcctatccaacaatgacataaataacaacaacaataataactactacagcaataatatgaaaaataaactAGCTCCTATAAACTGAGCTGACTCTGCCTTCCCACTCACCCCCACATTGATGAACCCTCCTCAGCTCATGGGACACCTCTTGCTCCTCAGATTCTGCTAACCAAGGCTGAGAACTCTAGGCTGGTCCTGCAAATTGACAATGCCAAGCTGGCTGCTGATGATTTCCGGACCAAGTGAGTGAACTGGGCTTGCTCAGGGAAGGCTCTGCACAACTTCCTTATCTCTGCTGCCTGCCTGTGGGAAGGGTGAGGGTGTGACAGGGCCACATGGAGGTATAAGTGGGAAAGCCCATGTAGAATTTCTGGGTCAAGGGAGAGGACCACTATGACACTCATCCCAAACCAGTCACTATAGCTGGAGCCCCTGTGGGGGTGAGACTTTCTTGCTGCAGCCACAGCAGTGCTCTGTGTCTGCAGGTATGAGACGGAGCTGTCCATGCGGCAGCTGGTGGAGGCCGACACCAACGGCCTGCGCAGGATCCTGGATGAGCTGACCCTGTGCAAGGCTGACCTGGAGATGCAGGTGGAATCCCTGAAGGAGGAGCTGCTGTGCCTCAAGAAGAACCATGAGGAGGTGAGGCGGGTGTTTCCTGGTCTCCAAGGTCTTTCATCCAGCCAGGAGCCCTTGCTGCCACTTGGACCCGTGTGAAGACTGTGACAGACACCTCTACCATAGTTCCAGTTAACAGTTGCTGGTGACTTGAAACCACACAaaaccctgcttttttttttttagcacttatttatttattatttgataggacagagacattgagaaggaagggggatggagagggaggcagagagagagaagagagagagagagagagagagagagagagacataccttCTACACTGCTTTATTgctagtgaagtttcctccctacaggtTTTTCCcctacagggattgaaccaggtgcatgcatattgtaacatgtgttactGCCTATACCCAGATCTTtgctttttattctctttacATATCTGCTTCACAAGAACCTCCTTCCCCCTCCAGGGAGTAGATTAGCTCCATTTGTCAGAAGTGCAGAGAGGGTAAGTCCCTTGCTCAGAGTCACACTTCTATCTAAGAGATCCAGTGCttgtatcatttattttattgtccCAAATCCAGAAATGAAGTTGGTATAGATCCACAAGGCTTGGAGAGGTTAAGGATCTTGCATAATACCACACAGTAGGAAGCTGAAGGAGAAGGGTTTGTACTCAGTCAATGGAACCCCCGACCCGGTAAGTTTGCCCACAGCCTGATGCCATGTCACCTTCACTTTGCAGGAGGTCAACAATCTCCGTTGCCAACTTGGGGACCGACTGAATGTGGAGGTGGATGCCGCCCCCCCAGTAGATCTCAATAAAATACTGGATGACATGAGATGCCAATATGAGGCCCTGGTGGAGAATAACCGGAGAGATGTTGAGGCTTGGTTCAATACCCAGGTGGGGCTAGGCAGCCAAAACCAAAgatgtgtgcgtgcatgcgtgtgtgtgtgtgtgtgtgtgtgtgtgtgtgtgtgtgtgtgtcctttccaGTAACATTATGTCATCTGTGTTCTGGGTACCCGCATGTATTACTACAGACTGAGGAGCTGAACCAGCAGGTGGTATCCAGCTCCGAGCAATTGCAGTGCTGCCAGACAGAGATCATTGAGCTGAGACGCACGGTCAATGCCCTGGAGATAGAGCTACAGGCTCAGCAGAGTATGGTGAGTGGCCTTGTTCAGGTGACTGACTGTATGAACACATGACTTATGGCAGCCCCTGGACCCACCAGCCT
Above is a window of Erinaceus europaeus chromosome 12, mEriEur2.1, whole genome shotgun sequence DNA encoding:
- the KRT36 gene encoding keratin, type I cuticular Ha6 isoform X1: MTSKNHIIMRLAFWFRNRLSQETSANTPWGVYINALERPGRSEPQLLAKLTTSATIMTTKICSPILTSGSVKGLCSTAGGISRMSSVRFVGSCRVPSLAGAVGSASSCRMGLSGLGSYMPGPYLSTGPYGSGFMGSGGWFCEGSFNGSEKETMQFLNDRLANYLEKVRQLERENAELESRIREWYESQIPYICPDYQSYFKTIEELQQKILLTKAENSRLVLQIDNAKLAADDFRTKYETELSMRQLVEADTNGLRRILDELTLCKADLEMQVESLKEELLCLKKNHEEEVNNLRCQLGDRLNVEVDAAPPVDLNKILDDMRCQYEALVENNRRDVEAWFNTQTEELNQQVVSSSEQLQCCQTEIIELRRTVNALEIELQAQQSMRNSLESTLGETEARYSSQLSQMQCLITNVEAQLAEIRYDLERQNQEYQLLLDVKARLESEITTYRRLLEGEDCKLPAHPCTMEFKHAIRAPHVSTVPCATTVPCTPVPQVGTQIRTITEEIRDGKVISSRDHVLPRPL
- the KRT36 gene encoding keratin, type I cuticular Ha6 isoform X2; this encodes MTISLQHGQRRESDQKIISSGQPVTCSRRRLCFLSQFMILLTKAENSRLVLQIDNAKLAADDFRTKYETELSMRQLVEADTNGLRRILDELTLCKADLEMQVESLKEELLCLKKNHEEEVNNLRCQLGDRLNVEVDAAPPVDLNKILDDMRCQYEALVENNRRDVEAWFNTQTEELNQQVVSSSEQLQCCQTEIIELRRTVNALEIELQAQQSMRNSLESTLGETEARYSSQLSQMQCLITNVEAQLAEIRYDLERQNQEYQLLLDVKARLESEITTYRRLLEGEDCKLPAHPCTMEFKHAIRAPHVSTVPCATTVPCTPVPQVGTQIRTITEEIRDGKVISSRDHVLPRPL
- the KRT36 gene encoding keratin, type I cuticular Ha6 isoform X3; translation: MQILLTKAENSRLVLQIDNAKLAADDFRTKYETELSMRQLVEADTNGLRRILDELTLCKADLEMQVESLKEELLCLKKNHEEEVNNLRCQLGDRLNVEVDAAPPVDLNKILDDMRCQYEALVENNRRDVEAWFNTQTEELNQQVVSSSEQLQCCQTEIIELRRTVNALEIELQAQQSMRNSLESTLGETEARYSSQLSQMQCLITNVEAQLAEIRYDLERQNQEYQLLLDVKARLESEITTYRRLLEGEDCKLPAHPCTMEFKHAIRAPHVSTVPCATTVPCTPVPQVGTQIRTITEEIRDGKVISSRDHVLPRPL